A region of the Vidua chalybeata isolate OUT-0048 chromosome 31, bVidCha1 merged haplotype, whole genome shotgun sequence genome:
TTAGAGTTCCCAGTACCCCCCTAAATTTAGAGGTTCCAGTAGCCCCTAAATTTGGAGGTTCCAGTACCCCCCTAAATTTAGAGGTTCCAGTAACTCCCTAAATTTGGAGGTTCCAGTACCCCCCTAAATTTAGAGGTTCCAGTAACTCCCTAAATTTCGAGGTTCCAGTACCTCTAAATTTCGAGGTTCCTGTACCCCCTTAAATTTATAGGTTCCAGTTCCCCCCTAAATTTAGAGGTTCCAGTCCCCCCCTAAATTTATAGGTTCCAGTACCCCCCTAAATTTGGAGATCCCAGTACCCCCCTAAATTTGGAGGTCCCAGTAGCCCCTAAATTTAGAGGTCTCAGTACCCCCCTAAATTTGGAGGTCCCAGTACCCCCCTAAATTTAGAGGTTCCAGTACCCCCTAAATTTGGAGGTCCCAGTACCCCCCTAAATTTcctcaaaaccttttttttttttttttttaaatattaggaaaaaaccaccaacacCCACCTGGACAttaaacagcaattttttttttttttttttcacggagcaaagtggggtttttttggttatttattttaatttccgCCCAGACCCGCGGTTCTTACCGCCAGAGGGCCTCGGCCATTGTGcacagcccttttttttttttaatataatttttttttattccttccttcttctgttttttaaCTCTTATCGCTTAGGATGTCAGAGGGATATCTGCTCCCCACATGCGCATCCCCActtttttttggggaggggggaaaaaaggtttttttttttgggaaaaataaagtggcttgtttttccccattccccgtTCTTCCCTCCTCCGTCCTCCTCTCAGGGTCTGGGATTTTCCAACCTCCAAtcccagggaaagggggaaaatgataaaaaaaaaatcccaacacacccccaaacccccaatcTCAAAGTTGTCTTTCCCCCTCAGGGGGAATGTGTCGACccctttatttccatttattttagcAGCATGGCAAAACGCCGAATAAATTAATTGGCCTGAGATGCTGGTGAGGGGCtccaaaatacataaaaataaagggaaCTGTAGCAGGAGGGAATCCGTGCTGGAAATCAGCCGCTTATTCCCGCTGGCTTATTAGGGAATAATTGCCCATTAAATTTTCAGTGCCTGATCCTTGGAATCCTCACCGACCCACTGCTCCCCAAGGAGGATGAGAGGGGGAACAGTGGgaatcagcttttcctttttttttttcttttttttctattttttttttaatttttttctattttttctttttttttccttctttcttttttcttttttcctatttttcttttttctatttttttctttttttttctttccccttcttttttttctttttttttctattttttctttttttttctttttttatcaattttttctttttttccctttttttttgtttttttctttttttcttcttttttctttttttctttgttttttccttttttcttttttttttcctttttttttcttttctttttttttttttttttaatatagactAAACCACTAAACCCTCTTccaaaaaccttttttttttttggtttttttttcccccctccacaCACAAACTCAACCTCTGGGCACGGCAAATCCTCTCTTTCCAGAAAATTCCCCGTTTCCAAGCCTGACCTGCCGTCTGTCCCGCCTGGACCACGCAGAGGAAGCACCAGCCCCTCACTGGGGCCACGGAGtcctggaggattttggggagagGTGGCCACTTTTCCCTATAACCTCACCTTCCGCTCTACTGGTAAGGTGAAATGCGGCGCATGGTGGCGTGAAAACACACGGGGAACCCCATCCcctgaggatttttggggtcaaacagctgggaaaagaagCCCTGAGGATCCGTTCCCATCACCAGCACGGCTGGGACCTCCCCAGACCCTACTGGTCGTTCAAAGGGGCATTGAGGCAGGAATGCTGGAGAAGCCAGGCCAGGTTGCCCGGGCCTTGGAGTGGCAGTTGATAATTCAGAAGGCGGTTGAgccaaaaaaaagcaaaacccccTCCCATGTGCGTCCCCtgtggggaagaaggaagggaagaaggaagaaggaagggaagggctTGTGGGGAAAGCGTCGGAGCACAGGGTCGGAGCACAAAGAGACCAAGGCGTCCATGAGGTGCGGGGATCCCAGTTTATTCCTGCCCCCTCCGTCCCCTTCTCCCGCCCGCTGGCAGCACGGAGTGGGAGCAGCACCGCTGGATTTCCGCATCAGAGCCAGCCCTGGTTTCCCCCCACCCTTCCCTGACGGAGCCAGGCGCTGTTTCCTTTGGGAACCCGCTCCTTCTCCCCCAAGGTTGTCCCTTTTCCAGGATCTGGACTGCAGCAGCTTGCGGGGGAGACACCGGGGCAGATAAATCCCACGACACAGCACCCCTGTCACCCACCCCAGTGCCCCTTCAAGTGTCACTTGGTGTCCTTTGGCGTGCCCCCGAGGCAAGCTTTCCCCCACCGGCTGTCTCTCGGCGTCCATCGCGGTCCTTTAGGGGCCCTCACCGCTGTGAGCTCCGCGCTGGTCCCCGGCGAGCCGCGTCCTGGCAAGGGGCGAGGCGCCCGCAGCCTTGGGGAGGTGGCTGCGGCGGTGCTTGGCGAGGTGCGAGCCCTGGCTGAACGCCTCGCCGCACTCGGCGCACCTGAAGGGCTTCTCGCCGGTGTGGACGCGGCGGTGCCGCTCCAGGTGCGACGCCCACGCgaagcccttcccacagtcGCCGCAGGTGTAGCCCTTGGGCGCGGCGTGGCCGCGCCGGTGCACCAGGAACAGCGGGGCTTCCCCGAAGCGCTTCCCGCAGTCGCCGCACTTGTAGGGCCTCTCCGGCGAGTGGGTCTTGCGGTGCTGCAGCAGGTGAGCCTTCTGCGTGAAGCGCTCGCCGCAGCTGCCGCAGGGGAAGGGCCGCTCGCCCGTGTGGACGCGCCGGTGCCGCTCCAGGTGCGACGCCCACACGAAGCCCTTCCCGCAGTCCGCGCAGCGGTGCGAGTGCTCGCGGCTGTGGCACCGCTGGTGCCGCGccagcgccggccccgcccggaACAACCTCCCGCAGTCGCCGCAGCGCAGCGCCTTCCTGCCCAGGTGCGTGCGGCGGTGCCGCGCCAGGTCGGAGCTCTGGCAGAAGGTCTTCCCGCAGGCCGGGCAGCGGTGCGGCCGCTCGCCCGCGTGGCTGCGGCGGTGCTTGGCGAGGTGCGAGCCCTGGCTGAACGCCTCGCCGCACTCGGCGCAGCCGAAGGGCTTCTCGCCGGTGTGGACGCGGCGGTGCCGCTCCAGGTGCGACGCCCACACGAAGCCCTTGCCGCACTCGCCGCACTTGTGAGGTTTGTCGGCGGCGTGGCCGCGGCCGTGGGCCGCCAGCTCGGCCGCGCCGGCGAAGCGCTTCCCGCAGTCGCCGCACTTGTGCGGGCGGTCGCCGGCGTGGGTGCGGCGGTGCTGCAGCAGGTGCGAGCTCTGGCTGTAGGTCTCCCCGCACTCGGGGCAGCCGAAGGGCCGCTCGCCCGTGTGGACGCGCCGGTGCCTCTCCAGGTGCGACGCCCACGGGAAGCTCTTCCCGCAGTCGGCGCAGCCGAACGGCCGCTCCCGGGCCGGTCCTTTGCCGCGCAGGGGTTTGGCACGGCCGAGTTTGGGGAGCGCGGTGGGTTTCAGGGCGCCGGGGGACACGGCTTTGTCTGGGCGCTTCGCTTTGCGCCTGTTGGAGCCGTGGAGCTTCTGCCGCTCCAGGCCGTGGGATGAGCGCGGTCCGAGCCCGGCGCCGTTCCCCGACgctcctttctcctcttctttttcactcaccagcccctgagctgctgggaaaggggagaagcGGGAAAAGGTGAAAGCGTGAGGAGCGGGATTTAAAACAACGAAGCAGCAACAGGATTCTCCTTAAAAAATTTCGCTTTTTTcacccctgagctgctgggaaacgggagaaggaggaaaaagggggacGGCATGTCCCTGACTGGAGCAGGGGTAGGATTTAAAACAATGGAGCAACAAGAAGATTCCCCTTAAAAATCTCGCTCTcccagagaggaggaagagagacaCAACACGGACCTGATCCCAGTTTGAGCTGGAAATGCGGACGTGccaattttcaattttcaattGAAATTCTCAGTTTGAAATTAGGGGAGATCAATAACATTTCTCCTGAAATTAGGAGAGATCAATAACATTTCCTCCTGAAGAAGGAGAGGGCTGGGGCTTGGGGTAATCCCCCTGGAAACTTGCCCAGATCCCTCCGCCCCTCTTCCCAAACTTGCTCTGCTCGGAGCAAGGAAAGGGCAGGGGGATATACAACGAggaaggagattttgggggggcgggaggggggggggtgtcCTTACCCAGGGACATGAGGGTCTCGTAGCTCTCGTGCATCACGTCGAGGTACAGGGCCTTCTGCCGCGGATCCAGCAGCACCCACGGCTCCATGGCACAGGGAGCGCCGGGAAATGCAGattcct
Encoded here:
- the LOC128801737 gene encoding zinc finger protein CKR1-like isoform X2; protein product: MEPWVLLDPRQKALYLDVMHESYETLMSLAQGLVSEKEEEKGASGNGAGLGPRSSHGLERQKLHGSNRRKAKRPDKAVSPGALKPTALPKLGRAKPLRGKGPARERPFGCADCGKSFPWASHLERHRRVHTGERPFGCPECGETYSQSSHLLQHRRTHAGDRPHKCGDCGKRFAGAAELAAHGRGHAADKPHKCGECGKGFVWASHLERHRRVHTGEKPFGCAECGEAFSQGSHLAKHRRSHAGERPHRCPACGKTFCQSSDLARHRRTHLGRKALRCGDCGRLFRAGPALARHQRCHSREHSHRCADCGKGFVWASHLERHRRVHTGERPFPCGSCGERFTQKAHLLQHRKTHSPERPYKCGDCGKRFGEAPLFLVHRRGHAAPKGYTCGDCGKGFAWASHLERHRRVHTGEKPFRCAECGEAFSQGSHLAKHRRSHLPKAAGASPLARTRLAGDQRGAHSGEGP
- the LOC128801737 gene encoding zinc finger protein CKR1-like isoform X1, whose translation is MEPWVLLDPRQKALYLDVMHESYETLMSLAAQGLVSEKEEEKGASGNGAGLGPRSSHGLERQKLHGSNRRKAKRPDKAVSPGALKPTALPKLGRAKPLRGKGPARERPFGCADCGKSFPWASHLERHRRVHTGERPFGCPECGETYSQSSHLLQHRRTHAGDRPHKCGDCGKRFAGAAELAAHGRGHAADKPHKCGECGKGFVWASHLERHRRVHTGEKPFGCAECGEAFSQGSHLAKHRRSHAGERPHRCPACGKTFCQSSDLARHRRTHLGRKALRCGDCGRLFRAGPALARHQRCHSREHSHRCADCGKGFVWASHLERHRRVHTGERPFPCGSCGERFTQKAHLLQHRKTHSPERPYKCGDCGKRFGEAPLFLVHRRGHAAPKGYTCGDCGKGFAWASHLERHRRVHTGEKPFRCAECGEAFSQGSHLAKHRRSHLPKAAGASPLARTRLAGDQRGAHSGEGP